The proteins below are encoded in one region of Danio rerio strain Tuebingen ecotype United States chromosome 14, GRCz12tu, whole genome shotgun sequence:
- the hbegfa gene encoding heparin-binding EGF-like growth factor a precursor, whose product MNFLTVLRLFVFTIVAVRGASIPLVFESERPAQTAVIDLLEALSEKRSTVDNKLVEYEEEDEEYYYDDDVEEDEEDEFSGDYGLPIVAFSSQPKDPSAVLNAEKLEGSKRKGLGRKKGKGKGKGKKRNPCLKKYKDFCIHGTCQYFRDLKGPSCICDQGYSGERCHDFSLPVKTNDGGYDRTTALAVVAVVLSSLCLTIIGLLLALRFHKQGAYNVENEEKIKLGAAPHH is encoded by the exons ATGAACTTTTTAACAGTCTTGCGTCTTTTCGTCTTTACCATCG TGGCTGTGAGAGGTGCATCTATACCGCTTGTGTTTGAGAGCGAGAGGCCTGCGCAGACAGCTGTGATTGATTTATTGGAGGCGCTGAGTGAGAAAAGATCTACCGTGGACAACAAGCTTGTGGAAtatgaggaggaggatgaagagtATTactatgatgatgatgttgaagaAGACGAGGAGGATGAGTTCTCTGGGGATTATGGGTTGCCGATAG TTGCATTTTCAAGTCAACCCAAAGACCCAAGTGCGGTTTTGAACGCGGAGAAACTTGAAGGCTCAAAGAGGAAGGGGCTCGGGAGAAAGAAGGGAAAAGGAAAGGGAAAAGGCAAGAAAAGAAACCCCTGTCTAAAAAAGTACAAGGACTTTTGCATCCACGGAACCTGCCAGTACTTTAGGGATTTAAAGGGGCCCTCATGCAT ATGTGACCAGGGGTACTCAGGAGAGCGATGTCACGATTTCTCTCTGCCGGTGAAGACGAATGACGGAGGGTATGACCGCACTACAGCCCTTGCTGTGGTAGCTGTGGTTCTCTCTTCATTATGTCTGACCATCATTGGCCTCCTCCTGGCACTCAG GTTTCACAAGCAAGGTGCATATAATGTGGAAAATGAGGAGAAGATTAAACTGGGAGCCGCTCCACACCACTAA